A portion of the Panthera tigris isolate Pti1 chromosome E1, P.tigris_Pti1_mat1.1, whole genome shotgun sequence genome contains these proteins:
- the CBX1 gene encoding chromobox protein homolog 1 — MGKKQNKKKVEEVLEEEEEEYVVEKVLDRRVVKGKVEYLLKWKGFSDEDNTWEPEENLDCPDLIAEFLQSQKTAHETDKSEGGKRKADSDSEDKGEESKPKKKKEESEKPRGFARGLEPERIIGATDSSGELMFLMKWKNSDEADLVPAKEANVKCPQVVISFYEERLTWHSYPSEDDDKKDDKN; from the exons atggggaagaaacaaaacaagaagaaagtggaggaggtgctagaagaggaggaagaggaatatGTGGTGGAAAAAGTTCTTGACCGTCGAGTGGTAAAGGGCAAAGTGGAGTACCTCCTAAAGTGGAAGGGGTTCTCAGA TGAGGATAACACGTGGGAGCCAGAAGAGAACCTGGATTGCCCTGATCTCATTGCTGAATTTCTACAGTCACAGAAAACAGCACATGAGACAGATAAGTCAGAGGGAGGCAAGCGCAAAGCTGACTCTGATTCTGAAGATAAGGGAGAGGAGAGCAaaccaaagaagaagaaagaagag TCAGAAAAGCCACGAGGCTTTGCCCGGGGTTTGGAGCCAGAGCGGATTATTGGAGCTACAGACTCCAGTGGAGAACTCATGTTCCTGATGAAATG GAAAAATTCTGATGAGGCTGACCTAGTCCCTGCCAAGGAAGCCAATGTCAAGTGCCCACAGGTGGTCATATCCTTCTATGAGGAAAGGCTGACGTGGCATTCTTACCCCTCGGAGGATGATGACAAAAAAGATGACAAGAATTAA